The Chordicoccus furentiruminis DNA window TTTTTTGTTGTACGGCTTTTTGTGATGCGGGAGGCATATATGAGAAAGAAGGAGCTTCGTCTGGTCGTGACGTTCCATACGACGACGGAGGCGATGGCGATGGAGGAGGCCTGCCGGGCGGCGGATGCACCGGGGCGGGTGATTCCGGTGCCGGGCGAGATTTCGGCGGGCTGCGGGCTTGCGTGGTGCGTCGATCCGGACGGCTGGGACGCCGTCGACGCAGTGATGAAGGCGCGGAATCTGAAGAGCGAAGGCGTCTTCACCTGCATGGTCTGAAAGGAGAGGAATCATGATTTATTTTGACAGCGCGGCCACGACGCTGGGAAAGCCGGAATCCGTCGTCCGGGCGGTGACGGAGTCTTTCGGCGAGCTTGGAAATGCAGGCCGCGGCGCCTGCGGCGCTTCTCTTGCGGCATCCCGGACGATCTACAGCGGCCGGTGTCTGCTGGCGGAGCTCTTCCATGCGGAAGACCCGTCGCGGATTGCCTTCACATCGAACGCGACGGAGAGCCTGAATACCGCGATCAGGGGCCTTCTGAATCCCGGCGATCACGTGATCACCACCGTGCTGGAGCACAATTCCGTGCTGCGTCCTCTTTATTCGATGGAGGATCAGGGAGTGCATCTTTCCTTTATCGGTCTTAAGGGGGAAAGGGAGAAAGGCGTGCCGGATCTGGACGCGATTCCCGGGCTGATCCGGCCGGAAACGAAGGCGGTCGTCTGCACTCACGCGTCGAATCTCACCGGCAATCTCGTCGATCTCACACGCGTGGGCCGGATGGCGCATGAGAGAGGTCTGCTCTTCATCGTGGACGCAGCCCAGACGGCGGGGATTTTTCCGATCGACGTACAGGCGATGCAGATCGACGTGCTCTGCTTCTCCGGTCACAAGGGCCTTCTGGGACCGCAGGGTACGGGCGGCCTTTATGTCCGGCCGGGCCTTTCCGTCCGTCCGCTCAAAACGGGAGGCAGCGGCGTGCAGAGCTTTCTCCGGCATCATCCGGAGGAGATGCCGACGGCGCTGGAGGCCGGCACGCTGAACGGCCACGGCATCGCGGGGCTCGCCGCCGGCGTCCGGTTCATCCTGGAGAACGGGATGGATGCGCTCCGGCGGAAGGAGCTGCAGCTGATGCGGCGGTTTTATGACGGCATCCGCGGTGTGCCGGGTGTCCGGATCTACGGAGACTTCGCTTCGGACGAGCGCTGCCCCACCGTCGCGATGAACATCGGGAACTACGATTCCGGCGAGGTGGCGGATGAGCTCGCCTCAAGGTTCGGTATCTGCACGCGGCCCGGCGCGCACTGCGCGCCGCGGATGCATGAGGCGCTGGGGACGGTGAGACAGGGCGCGGTCCGCTTCAGCTTCTCCTTTACCAACACCGGAGACGAGGCGGACGCGGCGGTCCGGGCGGTGCGGACGCTGGCGGAGGAGGGGTGAACCGGGCCGGCCGGTCCGGGATTCCGGCGAAGCCGGAGAACGGAGAAGGATGCCCGTACGGCGCTTCGGAGCGAACGCGCTATCCGGCATATTCACGGAACCGGAGTCCGATTTCCCGACAGCAGCGGTCAACACGCCGGAACTGTCCGCGGAATCCCGCGCAATCTTGAAGAACGACAGACAAAGGTGTTATAGTTAGGCCGTTGTGAGAAGGTTTTGAGAGAGGTCCCGGACCTGTGCGAAGGGTCAGAGGAAGGAGGGACAGCTTGAGTGCGGAAGAGCATAATGCAAACCATTACGAGAATGAAATCCTCGGAATTCTCAGAAGCCGGAAATCGCCGAAGGTCATCCGCGACGAGCTGAGCGACTACCATGCGAACGACATCGCGGAGGTCCTGCCGGAGCTCAGCGCCCGCGAACGGCAGATGCTCTACCGGCTGCTGAGCGACGACGATCTCGCCGGTGTCTTTGAGCATACGGACGACGCGGTGACGTACCTTTCCGAGCTCGATCCGAAGAAGGCGGCGCAGACGCTGGAGGCAATGGAGCCGGATACGGCGGTCGACATCCTCAAGACCTGTCAGGGCCAGCAGAAGCAGGCGTGGATCGAGCTGATGAGCGAAGACGCCCGGAATTCCCTTCATATGCTGGCGACCTACAGCGAGGACCAGATCGGCAGCCGGATGACGACCAATTTCGTCACACTGCATTCGAATCAGACGATCAAGGAAGCGATGAACTCCATCGTCGCCCAGGCGGCGGAGAATGACAACATCACCTCGATTTATGTGCTGGATGAAAAAGACGTCTACTTTGGCGAGCTGGACTTAAAGGATCTGATCATCGCCCGGGAAGGACAGAAGCTGGAGGATCTGATCGCCACCGCGTATCCTTACGTCTACGCGGACGAGCTGATCGACGACTGTCTGTCGCGGATTCAGGACTACTCCGAGGAATCCATTCCGGTGCTGTCCAATGACAACCACATACTCGGCGTGATCACCGCTTCCGACGTCGCCCAGGTCGTCGATGACGAGATGGGTGAGGATTACGCAAAACTCGGCGGTCTGTCCGCTGAGGAGGATCTGAACGAGCCGCTGAAGAAGAGCGTGCAGAAGCGTCTTCCCTGGCTGATCCTCCTTCTGGGACTCGGCATGATCGTCTCCAGCGTGGTCAGCCTCTTCGAGGCGGTTGTGGCGCAGTTGACGGTCGTGATGATCTTCCAGTCACTGATTCTGGATATGTCCGGCAACGTCGGCACCCAGTCTCTGGCGGTCACGATCCGGGTCCTGATGGACGAGAAGCTGACCGGAAAGGAGAAGGCGCATCTCGTCTGGAAGGAATGCCGTGTCGGCTTCACCAACGGTCTTTTCCTGGGGCTGCAGGCCTTCGGCGGCATCGGCGTCTATATCATGGCGGCCAAGCATCTCGCGGTTGCCAGCGCCTTCGCGATCTCGGGCTGCATCGGCATTTCGCTTGTCGTTGCGATGCTGATCTCGAGTCTTGTCGGCACGGTGATTCCGCTGTTCTTCAAGCAGATCGGCGTGGACCCGGCGGTCGCGTCCGGACCGCTCATCACGACCGTGACCGATATGGTGGGTGTCGTGACCTACTACGGGCTCGCGTGGCTGTTCCTGATCGAGATGTTCCATATGTGATCTCCGGCGCTGGACGGAGAGGAGAGGGGGCTGCCGCCCGGATGGAAATCCGGACGGCAGCCCTTGTTATGCGGATGGATTCCTGAATGCCGGGTTCGTCTGCTTCCCGGACGCAGCGCGTCCGCAATTTTTGGATGGAAAGGCGATCGGTTTTGTGCAGGGTGCATAAAGATTGACGGGTGCATTTGACAAAATGAGATGATACACTGGGGATAGAAAAGAAAAAGGAGGGATCCCATCATGGATCAGACTTTGGATATGAGAGGGCAGGCATGCCCGATCCCGGTTATCAACGCGAAGAAGGCCATCGAAGGCGCGACGGAAGCGGGGACGCTGACCGTTCTCGTGGACAATGAGACGTCGGTGAAGAACCTGACGAAGCTGGCGCAGTCGAAAGGACTTGCGGTCACGGACAGCAAAAAGGCCGAGAACGAATACGCCGTCGTGATGACGCTGAGTGGAGAGAAGGCGCAGGAAAATGCAGCCGAAGCGCCTGAGAAGCCGGAGAAACCCGCGAGGAAGGAAGGAAACGGGACGACCGTCGTGCTTTGCTCGCAGACGATGGGCGTCGGGGACGAGAAGCTCGGCAAGTCGCTGATGAAGGCCTATATTTTTGCTCTGACGAACCTCGATGAACTTCCGACGACGATCCTCTGCTACAACGGCGGCGCGTTCCTTACCTGCGAAGGGTCGGATTCGCTCGCGGACCTGAAGAACCTTGAATCTCAGGGTGTGACGATCAAGACCTGCGGGACATGTCTCAACTTCTACGGGCTGACGGAGAAGCTGGCGGTCGGGACCGTGACGAATATGTACGATATCGCCGACACGCTCTCGAAGTCGTCTCTCGTGATCCGTCCATAATCTTCCCGCCCCATAACAGCAGAAGGAGGAGAAATCGCGATGGAAACAGAAGTGAAACTGACGAAACTCGCCACCTGTGCCGGGTGCGGAGCTAAGGTCGGCGCGGGGACGCTGGTGCATCTTCTGGAAGGATTCCGGACGCACACCGATCCCAATTTGATCGTCGGCTTTGACAGGAGCGATGACGCCAGCGTCTACCGCCTCGATGACAGCCGCGCGCTCGTGCAGACGACGGACTTCTTCCCGCCGATCGTCGATGATCCGTATCTCTACGGCCAGATCGCCGCGACAAATGCACTTTCAGACGTCTACGCGATGGGTGGAACGCCGAAGCTCGCGCTCAACATCATGTGCGTCTCGGACAAGATGGATAAGGAGACGGTGCAGGAAATCCTGCGCGGCGGCTACGACAAGGCCTATGAGGCCGGCGCGATCATCACCGGCGGGCACACGATCCACGGGCCCGAGCCGATCTACGGCCTTGCGGTCTCCGGATTCGTGGACCCCGCGCGCGTGCTGACGAACAGCGGCGCGCGGCCCGGCGACGCGCTGATCCTGACGAAGCCGCTCGGAATCGGCATCCTGACATCTGCGGCGAAAGGCGATGATCTTGTCAGTGACGATGTACTGAAGCGGATCTACGATCAGATGACGACGCTCAACCGCTATGCGGCGGAGATCATGCTACAGTACCCGGTGCATGCCTGCACGGACGTCACGGGCTTCTCCCTTCTCGGCCACAGTTACGAGATGGCCCAGGGCAGCGGATGCACGCTCCATATCCGGGCGGACGACGTCCCATACCATGAGGAGGCGTACCCGCTTGCGGAGATGGGATTCATCCCGGCCGGCGCGTACCGGAACGAGGAGTACGCTTCCCCGGGTCTTGCGATCCGAAAAGAGATCCCGCGCGCGCTGCTCGACATCTTCTACGATCCTCAGACGAGCGGCGGGCTTCTGATCGCCGTGCCGGAGACGCACGCGGCCGCTCTTGAGCGGTCACTTAAGGACAGCGTGCCGGCCGCGCGCGTCATCGGTTATGTGACGGAGAAGGAAGAAAAGGACGTGGTGATCGAGTAAGCGGACATCGGCTTCGTTAAATTAAGCAATTAAGCGAAATAAAGGCATTTTTCGGCCTCTCCTCTATAAAGGAGGGGCTGTTTTTGTGTTCAGCTTATGGTATACTCTCATCAAATCTGAAATTGATTTCATGTTGGCTGTGATATGTCTGGTGAGGGGGCATTCTTATGCCGTTTTTCAGAAAGAGATGGAGGAGAAGCTGGAAAACCGCCGCTATATTCTGGACCACTTCGATCAGGCTCTGGAGAAAGGTTATATCATTGATGCCGACCACTTGGCGTCATCGATTTCTTCCTCAAGGAACGGTTATGTGCAGGGCCTCTTCCGTGTGCGCCGGGACGACGGCAATTACCGCTGGACTCGGTACGCTGCCGTAGAAGTGCACGATCCGGATGCACAGAGCCTGCTGCTTTTTGAGAGCCCCGCTTATTTTGAGGATGAAAATGCAAGAGATCTGTATCAGGTGGAAGAAGAGCAGGAAGAAGGGCTGTCGCACTAAGAACGGTGCGACAGCTTTTTTGAAATTGACTTTAGTCTGCTGAGTCAGGGGAGGAGTACCTGGCACCTGTGCGTTCTTGCTTCTCTGTAAATTTATGAAATTCATAAAATACAATTTATGAAAATCATAAAATATGCTATGCTTATATCATAAATATGGCGGAGGAGGCAGATCATCATGATCAGCAGAGCGATTCAGGCGGAAATAGGCAAATCCATCCGGCAATTTCCGGTCGTGACCGTGACGGGGACAAGACAGTGCGGAAAGACGACGCTTCTGAAACATGCCCTGCCGGAATACCAGTATGTCTCGCTGGAAGACCCGGATATCCGTGAGCTGGCGATGGAGGACCCGCGTGCATTTCTCTCAGAATATGATGACCATGTGATTATTGATGAGGCGCAGCGGGTGCCGCAGCTTTTCTCCTATATCCAGACAAAGATTGATTCGCGGGATGAGACGGGGCAGTATATTCTGTCAGGATCGCACAATTTCCTGCTGATGGAATCCATTTCGCAGAGTCTTGCGGGAAGATGTGCGGTTCTGAAGATGGCTCCTTTTTCTATTGGCGAGCTGAAGGATGCCGGCCTTCTTCCGGAATCAGTCTGGAAACAAATGCTGGTCGGAGGATATCCCCGGCTGTATGACAAGAAAATAGAGCCGGCGGATTACTTCCCCAGCTATGTGATGACGTATATCGAAAGGGATGTCCGTTCCGTGAGACGGATCACAGACAGTGCGCAGTTTTCGCTTTTTGTCCGCTTGTGTGCCGCCCGGGTCGGACAGGTGCTGAACATGGCTGCTCTGGCAAATGAGACAGGAATTTCTGTTCCGACGGCGAATGCCTGGCTTTCGATCCTGGAGCAGAGTTATGTCATTTACAGACTGCATCCCTATTATCGGAACTATTCAAAGCGGCTGATCAAATCGCCGAAGCTGTATTTCTATGATACAGGGCTGCTCTGCTACTTCCTTGGAATCGAGACAGAAGAGCAGCTGAAAAGAAGCGATCATTCTGGAGCCGTCTTTGAAGATCTGATCGTCACGGAATATTTGAAGCAGCAATTTATTCTTGGAAGGGAAACTGCCGCCTGGTTCTGGCGTGATACGAACCAGAACGAAGTGGATCTTCTGACAGAACGCGGAGCTGATCTCCATGCATATGAAATCAAGCTTTCCGAGACGATGAACCGAAAATTTCTGAAAGGGCTGGAACACTTTTCGAATCTGGCGGGAATACCAGCCTCTCATCTGACCTGTCTTTACCGTGGAAAGGACTATATGACATCCAAGGGAGCATTTGCCAATTATCAGGGGTATGTGTTTCCTTGAGAAAAATGTGAAGAGAGGAGGGGCTGGCACCTGGCGTAATGAGCCGCAGACCCTCGAAGAGATCTTTGCGCGGCAGAATTAGAAAATTGACCTGATATGATGAACAGCAACCTGTTATCTGGATTTCGAGGAGAGAATAGACAAAATCAGGGGAAGGGAGAATTGAAGCATGAACAAGCAGCAACTGGCAGCCAAAATCTGGGAGTCCGCGAACCGGATGCGGTCAAAGATCGAGGCGAATGAGTACAAGGACTATATTCTCGGCTTTATTTTCTATAAATATCTTTCGGATAAGGAAGAGCAGTGGCTCCTTGCGCGGGGGTACGACGCGGACAGCATAAAGGAGTATGTCAACGAAGATGCCGATGACCAGTATTCCAGCAAGTCGAGCGCGCAGCAGAGCCTCGGGTATTTTATCGCGTGGAAAGACCTGTTCTCGACCTGGATTCACATGGGCGCGGACTTCTCGATCGACAATGTCCGCACTGCGCTTTCTTCGTTCAACCGTCTGATCTCGGAGTCGCACAGGAGGGTTTTTGAGGGCATCTTCAACACGCTGGAGACGGGACTTTCGAAACTAGGCGAGAACACGAAATCGCAGACCAAGGCAGCCAGCGACCTCATCGAACTGATCAATGAGATCCCGATGACCGGCCGGCAGGACTACGACGTGCTCGGCTTCATCTATGAATATCTGATCAAGAATTTTGCCGCCAATGCGGGAAAGAAGGCGGGTGAATTTTATACACCGCATGAAGTCTCGATGCTGATGTCGGAGATCATCGCCAACCATCTGAAAGGGCGGAGCGAGATCCGGATCTATGACTCCTGCTCAGGCTCAGGAAGCCTCCTCATCAATATCGGCAAGACGGCAGCAAAATACATGCCGGACGCCAACCGGATCCGCTATTACGCGCAGGAGCTGAAGGCCAACACGTATAACCTGACGCGGATGAATCTGGTCATGCGCGGGATCCTCCCGGACAACATCGTGACCCGGAACGGCGACACACTGGAGCAGGACTGGCCGTATTTTGATGATTCCGACCCGAGCGGCACGTATAAGCCACTATACGTCGATGCGGTGGTTTCGAATCCTCCCTATTCGCAGCGGTGGGATCCGACCGGCAAGGAGAACGACGAGCGGTATGCCCGCTACGGCGTGGCGCCGAAATCAAAGGCGGACTATGCGTTTCTGCTCCATGATCTTTACCATATCCAGCCTGACGGGATCATGACCATCGTCCTGCCGCACGGCGTTCTCTTCCGCGGCGGCGAAGAAGGGACGATCCGCAGAAACCTGATCGAGCAGAACCACATCGACGCCATCATCGGTCTTCCAGCGAATATTTTCTACGGGACGGGCATCCCGACGATTATCATGGTGCTCCGGAAGGCGAGGGAGAACACCGATGTGCTGATCATCGACGCATCGAAAGGTTTCGCCAAGGAAGGCAAGAACAATGTCCTCCGCGCGTCGGATATCCGAAGGATTGCCGACACTGTCCGCGAGCGCCGGACTGTGCCGAAATATTCCCGCGTTGTGAGCCGTGAGGAGATCCGTGCCAACGATTATAACCTGAATATTCCGCGCTATGTCGACTCGTCGGAAGAGGCGGAGAGCTACGACCTTTACGCCTCGATGTTCGGAGGAATTCCGGAACAGGAGCTGAGCCGGTTTGATGCGTTCTGGAAGGTCTTTCCGACGCTTAAGGAAGCGTTGTTTTCAGGCGGCAACGGGTATCTTGCGCTTCATGCGAAGGATATCAGGGAGGCGATCCGGAATAATCCGGATGTGCTTCAGTTCCGTGAGAAGGTGCGGCATGCATTTTCCGATCTGGGAGATGAGATGGATCAGGCGCTGATTGATGGGGCTGAGACGATCTCCCTTCCCCGGACCGAGGAGACGCTGGCGAACGGTATCATCCGCCGGTTTGAGGGAATTCCGCTGCTCGATCCTTATCAGGCGTATGAGATTTTTGAGACGCAGTTCTCGGCGATCTCGGGCGATCTCGAACTGATTCAGGCGGAAGGCATGAAGGCGGTGCGGCAGGTCGATCCGAATATGGTCGTGAAGAAAAAGAACGGGAGGGACGCGGAAGTTCAGGAAGGATGGAAGGGGCATATTCTGCCGTTCGAGCTGGTTCAGAAGGCGTGTCTGCCGGATGCGGTCAGGGCGCTTGCAGACGAGGAGGAACGACTCGCGGAGATTCCGTCTTCCTACGAAGAGATCCTGGATGCGCTGAGTGAAGATGACAAGGAGGCCATCTCGGATGCGCTGAATGACACCAATGATGCGTTCGTTTTCAAGAATATCAAGGGTGTTCTGAAGAATCTGAAATCGGACCATGAGACGAACCCGGATCTGATTACTGCACTTGAAAAGGCCGAGCAGCTCAGCGCAGAGGAGAAGTCTCTGAAGAGCAGGATTAAAGATCAGAGGGAGGAAATGCACCTGGCTACGAAGCGGACGATCGAGTGCCTTACGGATGAGCAGGTACGGACGCTTCTCCATGAGAAATGGACGCAGCCGGTGCTCGACGGCATCGCGGCTCTTCCCGGAACGCTGCTGGATTCTTTCTCCAAGGATATCGCCGCTCTTGCGGACAAGTATGCGGTCACGATGAGCGATCTCGAGTCTGAGATCCGCGAGACTGAGAAATCGCTGTCTGATATGCTCGGCGAGCTCACGGGTTCCGAGTCCGATATGGAA harbors:
- a CDS encoding DUF3343 domain-containing protein, whose amino-acid sequence is MRKKELRLVVTFHTTTEAMAMEEACRAADAPGRVIPVPGEISAGCGLAWCVDPDGWDAVDAVMKARNLKSEGVFTCMV
- a CDS encoding aminotransferase class V-fold PLP-dependent enzyme, whose amino-acid sequence is MIYFDSAATTLGKPESVVRAVTESFGELGNAGRGACGASLAASRTIYSGRCLLAELFHAEDPSRIAFTSNATESLNTAIRGLLNPGDHVITTVLEHNSVLRPLYSMEDQGVHLSFIGLKGEREKGVPDLDAIPGLIRPETKAVVCTHASNLTGNLVDLTRVGRMAHERGLLFIVDAAQTAGIFPIDVQAMQIDVLCFSGHKGLLGPQGTGGLYVRPGLSVRPLKTGGSGVQSFLRHHPEEMPTALEAGTLNGHGIAGLAAGVRFILENGMDALRRKELQLMRRFYDGIRGVPGVRIYGDFASDERCPTVAMNIGNYDSGEVADELASRFGICTRPGAHCAPRMHEALGTVRQGAVRFSFSFTNTGDEADAAVRAVRTLAEEG
- the mgtE gene encoding magnesium transporter, translating into MSAEEHNANHYENEILGILRSRKSPKVIRDELSDYHANDIAEVLPELSARERQMLYRLLSDDDLAGVFEHTDDAVTYLSELDPKKAAQTLEAMEPDTAVDILKTCQGQQKQAWIELMSEDARNSLHMLATYSEDQIGSRMTTNFVTLHSNQTIKEAMNSIVAQAAENDNITSIYVLDEKDVYFGELDLKDLIIAREGQKLEDLIATAYPYVYADELIDDCLSRIQDYSEESIPVLSNDNHILGVITASDVAQVVDDEMGEDYAKLGGLSAEEDLNEPLKKSVQKRLPWLILLLGLGMIVSSVVSLFEAVVAQLTVVMIFQSLILDMSGNVGTQSLAVTIRVLMDEKLTGKEKAHLVWKECRVGFTNGLFLGLQAFGGIGVYIMAAKHLAVASAFAISGCIGISLVVAMLISSLVGTVIPLFFKQIGVDPAVASGPLITTVTDMVGVVTYYGLAWLFLIEMFHM
- the yedF gene encoding sulfurtransferase-like selenium metabolism protein YedF, with the translated sequence MDQTLDMRGQACPIPVINAKKAIEGATEAGTLTVLVDNETSVKNLTKLAQSKGLAVTDSKKAENEYAVVMTLSGEKAQENAAEAPEKPEKPARKEGNGTTVVLCSQTMGVGDEKLGKSLMKAYIFALTNLDELPTTILCYNGGAFLTCEGSDSLADLKNLESQGVTIKTCGTCLNFYGLTEKLAVGTVTNMYDIADTLSKSSLVIRP
- the selD gene encoding selenide, water dikinase SelD produces the protein METEVKLTKLATCAGCGAKVGAGTLVHLLEGFRTHTDPNLIVGFDRSDDASVYRLDDSRALVQTTDFFPPIVDDPYLYGQIAATNALSDVYAMGGTPKLALNIMCVSDKMDKETVQEILRGGYDKAYEAGAIITGGHTIHGPEPIYGLAVSGFVDPARVLTNSGARPGDALILTKPLGIGILTSAAKGDDLVSDDVLKRIYDQMTTLNRYAAEIMLQYPVHACTDVTGFSLLGHSYEMAQGSGCTLHIRADDVPYHEEAYPLAEMGFIPAGAYRNEEYASPGLAIRKEIPRALLDIFYDPQTSGGLLIAVPETHAAALERSLKDSVPAARVIGYVTEKEEKDVVIE
- a CDS encoding ATP-binding protein yields the protein MISRAIQAEIGKSIRQFPVVTVTGTRQCGKTTLLKHALPEYQYVSLEDPDIRELAMEDPRAFLSEYDDHVIIDEAQRVPQLFSYIQTKIDSRDETGQYILSGSHNFLLMESISQSLAGRCAVLKMAPFSIGELKDAGLLPESVWKQMLVGGYPRLYDKKIEPADYFPSYVMTYIERDVRSVRRITDSAQFSLFVRLCAARVGQVLNMAALANETGISVPTANAWLSILEQSYVIYRLHPYYRNYSKRLIKSPKLYFYDTGLLCYFLGIETEEQLKRSDHSGAVFEDLIVTEYLKQQFILGRETAAWFWRDTNQNEVDLLTERGADLHAYEIKLSETMNRKFLKGLEHFSNLAGIPASHLTCLYRGKDYMTSKGAFANYQGYVFP
- a CDS encoding type I restriction-modification system subunit M — translated: MNKQQLAAKIWESANRMRSKIEANEYKDYILGFIFYKYLSDKEEQWLLARGYDADSIKEYVNEDADDQYSSKSSAQQSLGYFIAWKDLFSTWIHMGADFSIDNVRTALSSFNRLISESHRRVFEGIFNTLETGLSKLGENTKSQTKAASDLIELINEIPMTGRQDYDVLGFIYEYLIKNFAANAGKKAGEFYTPHEVSMLMSEIIANHLKGRSEIRIYDSCSGSGSLLINIGKTAAKYMPDANRIRYYAQELKANTYNLTRMNLVMRGILPDNIVTRNGDTLEQDWPYFDDSDPSGTYKPLYVDAVVSNPPYSQRWDPTGKENDERYARYGVAPKSKADYAFLLHDLYHIQPDGIMTIVLPHGVLFRGGEEGTIRRNLIEQNHIDAIIGLPANIFYGTGIPTIIMVLRKARENTDVLIIDASKGFAKEGKNNVLRASDIRRIADTVRERRTVPKYSRVVSREEIRANDYNLNIPRYVDSSEEAESYDLYASMFGGIPEQELSRFDAFWKVFPTLKEALFSGGNGYLALHAKDIREAIRNNPDVLQFREKVRHAFSDLGDEMDQALIDGAETISLPRTEETLANGIIRRFEGIPLLDPYQAYEIFETQFSAISGDLELIQAEGMKAVRQVDPNMVVKKKNGRDAEVQEGWKGHILPFELVQKACLPDAVRALADEEERLAEIPSSYEEILDALSEDDKEAISDALNDTNDAFVFKNIKGVLKNLKSDHETNPDLITALEKAEQLSAEEKSLKSRIKDQREEMHLATKRTIECLTDEQVRTLLHEKWTQPVLDGIAALPGTLLDSFSKDIAALADKYAVTMSDLESEIRETEKSLSDMLGELTGSESDMEGIRELRHLLRGADDE